The Phycisphaerae bacterium region GATTCTGATGTGCGCGTGCCTGGCCGGCCTGCCGTCGATTGCAGCGGCGGAGACTCATTGGGACCTCCAGGCGACGGATTCGATGGGCGCCTCGACATGGAGCGGCTCGCATCCGTTCGTGCTGACGGGCACCATCCTGAACAACCCCGAGGACATGCTGGACGCAACGGCAAATTTCGTGCCGTGGGACGGTGGTGCAGGCCAGGGCCAGATGGGTGGGGAATGGCAGCTCTTCATTCAGGCCGACGAGACAGGCGACCGAGGCGGAACCGCGCTGTGGATGGGGCAGAACTATGGCAACCTGCCGTGGAATCACAGCAGCGATCTTGGTTACAGCAACACGGCATGGGAAGAAGAGATGCTGCGGCTGAACTACGACCCGGACACCGGCCATCGGTTCCGTCAGGGTGACCGGGTGACGGTGACGGCGAACTACTCAGCGTTCTACGGCGGCAAGCGAAACGTCAACGAAGGCCACAGCAAGGACACGGGGATGAACTTCAGCGTCACTCTGCTGGAGGCGGGGGCGGGTCTGCCTGAGCCGGAGAGCATCGACTTGACGGACCTGTTGGCGGACACGAGCGGCGCGGGTTACGATCCGAACTTCCCCATGTTCGACGCCTCGCGGCAGACCGGAGCCGAGCACTACCAGGGAGTGTATGTTCACCTGAGCAACCTGCTGATGGATGACAGTTCCGGTTGGGGGGGAACGGCGTGGGGCGAGCGGCTGTGCACAGTCAAAGACGAAGCGGGAAACCTCCTGAACCTGCGGATGCCGCTGTACGATCTTGGCGAGGTTCCGA contains the following coding sequences:
- a CDS encoding PEP-CTERM sorting domain-containing protein (PEP-CTERM proteins occur, often in large numbers, in the proteomes of bacteria that also encode an exosortase, a predicted intramembrane cysteine proteinase. The presence of a PEP-CTERM domain at a protein's C-terminus predicts cleavage within the sorting domain, followed by covalent anchoring to some some component of the (usually Gram-negative) cell surface. Many PEP-CTERM proteins exhibit an unusual sequence composition that includes large numbers of potential glycosylation sites. Expression of one such protein has been shown restore the ability of a bacterium to form floc, a type of biofilm.) gives rise to the protein MRRATGILMCACLAGLPSIAAAETHWDLQATDSMGASTWSGSHPFVLTGTILNNPEDMLDATANFVPWDGGAGQGQMGGEWQLFIQADETGDRGGTALWMGQNYGNLPWNHSSDLGYSNTAWEEEMLRLNYDPDTGHRFRQGDRVTVTANYSAFYGGKRNVNEGHSKDTGMNFSVTLLEAGAGLPEPESIDLTDLLADTSGAGYDPNFPMFDASRQTGAEHYQGVYVHLSNLLMDDSSGWGGTAWGERLCTVKDEAGNLLNLRMPLYDLGEVPTGSFDAFGIINQESGMAEDGRFGYELFVMQITPEPASALLLITGVLGWVGARRRNK